From a region of the Impatiens glandulifera chromosome 4, dImpGla2.1, whole genome shotgun sequence genome:
- the LOC124935536 gene encoding uncharacterized protein LOC124935536 yields the protein MSAESPRDILRAAIIDKMEKDDFFGAQLLASRSKTLKADIENLSQIIAVCQIHVAADETLGNKRNWHNILDVEPDADEAAINVQYKKLSLLLHPDKNKFYGANAAFILIGEARRVLLDAVNAKSRDIIKQDKAPKDDVVSQTKETFWTNCPICCFWSKYYRTILNRVTRCGNCKNIFRAFELKGFTMPPSKEDLIIPDMTQSGKTKQPWGGKRKIEIIDISDDNEEELPKIKRCRGN from the coding sequence ATGTCTGCCGAGTCTCCCCGCGACATTTTAAGAGCGGCTATAATCGACAAAATGGAAAAGGATGATTTCTTTGGTGCACAACTTCTTGCTTCGAGATCAAAAACTCTTAAAGCCGATATCGAGAATCTTTCTCAGATAATAGCTGTCTGCCAAATCCACGTTGCTGCTGACGAAACTTTAGGAAACAAAAGGAACTGGCACAACATTCTTGACGTAGAGCCTGATGCCGATGAAGCTGCTATCAATGTCCAATACAAGAAACTCTCTCTATTGCTCCACCccgataaaaacaaattttatggCGCAAACGCAGCTTTCATCTTAATAGGCGAAGCTCGTAGAGTTTTACTTGATGCTGTAAACGCAAAGTCTCGTGACATTATCAAACAAGACAAAGCTCCTAAGGATGATGTTGTCTCTCAAACTAAAGAGACATTCTGGACCAACTGCCCTATATGTTGTTTCTGGTCCAAATATTACAGAACTATCCTCAACAGGGTTACTCGCTGCGGAAATTGCAAGAATATTTTCCGAGCGTTTGAGTTGAAGGGGTTTACTATGCCACCTTCTAAGGAAGACCTAATTATACCCGACATGACCCAAAGTGGTAAAACTAAACAACCTTGGGGTGGGAAGAGGAAGATCGAAATCATTGATATTAGTGACGACAATGAGGAAGAACTTCCTAAGATAAAAAGATGCAGGGGAAACTGA